In one window of Skermanella rosea DNA:
- a CDS encoding tyrosine-type recombinase/integrase: MASTALSTEIRTVGQGVQKWLDVCEREGRNGREPVTKYTLANYEYRAGIINDYAWDKELHELTKPDIIQFRSWLLEQHSRDVANKVLTSFHSMVKELVGRGALAYDMADGVTVAATSRYDEPVVIPSEREIQELLAAADRLANARNRKTQKTWERYRPMLYLAVDSGMRPQEYLVLAKASIKETGVEVDRALEGGGTEITVTKTRAGRRFIDLSTDTLGMIRHYADNKSIKNEYDLVFPTNTGKWQSVRNWRNRGFASVCEEAGLMVKVKEDGETVERPKYKPYDLRHFYASMLIDQRVNLKRIQTLMGHRNIQTTLNVYGHLIERVEAAQQSPVSVLGCMRQNSCGKSVANAS, translated from the coding sequence TTGGCCAGCACGGCACTCAGCACAGAGATAAGGACAGTCGGTCAAGGCGTTCAAAAATGGCTCGACGTATGCGAACGGGAAGGCCGGAACGGCCGGGAGCCGGTGACGAAATACACGCTCGCCAATTACGAATACCGCGCCGGTATCATCAATGATTACGCCTGGGACAAGGAGCTCCATGAGCTGACCAAGCCGGACATCATCCAGTTTCGCTCATGGTTGCTGGAGCAGCACAGCAGGGACGTGGCGAACAAGGTTCTCACCTCCTTTCATTCGATGGTAAAGGAGCTCGTCGGTCGCGGCGCGCTCGCCTACGACATGGCGGACGGGGTCACGGTCGCGGCGACATCGCGCTATGACGAGCCGGTCGTCATCCCGAGCGAGCGCGAGATTCAGGAGCTGCTTGCCGCCGCAGATCGTCTCGCGAATGCGAGGAACCGCAAGACCCAAAAGACGTGGGAACGATACCGACCCATGCTTTACCTCGCCGTGGATTCCGGCATGCGGCCGCAGGAATATCTGGTGCTCGCGAAGGCGAGCATCAAGGAGACAGGGGTTGAGGTTGACCGGGCACTCGAAGGCGGCGGAACCGAGATCACAGTCACCAAGACGCGGGCCGGGCGCCGGTTTATCGACCTGAGCACGGACACGCTCGGTATGATCCGCCACTATGCCGACAACAAGTCCATCAAGAACGAGTACGATCTCGTGTTTCCGACGAACACCGGCAAATGGCAGAGCGTTCGCAACTGGCGCAACCGGGGATTTGCCAGCGTGTGTGAGGAAGCCGGCTTGATGGTGAAGGTAAAGGAGGATGGCGAGACGGTCGAACGTCCGAAGTACAAGCCTTACGATCTTCGCCATTTCTACGCTTCGATGCTGATCGACCAGCGGGTGAACCTGAAGCGGATACAGACCCTCATGGGGCACCGAAATATCCAGACGACCTTGAACGTCTATGGGCACCTGATCGAACGTGTTGAGGCCGCCCAGCAAAGTCCCGTCAGCGTGCTCGGCTGCATGCGGCAAAACTCATGTGGCAAGTCTGTGG